The following coding sequences lie in one Trichoderma breve strain T069 chromosome 1, whole genome shotgun sequence genomic window:
- a CDS encoding chromatin remodelling complex rsc7/Swp82 subunit domain-containing protein gives MPSRRSGRAAAKKAAAALGSTPKGYADIEDEPMPDVEADAGANASADEKDEDVDENEAREEESGDDDAEGADKDDDGDEEDESEASAKEPTPPPQPVIRRKRLGRPPKNRPPDWDNMVTVTKEEADTPRRRGRGGWRGRGGRKGGPAAPKMEQVIDAEGTVADIVDDECVLPEDPEGETKVDKMGNLLDGRDYRCRTFKVLGRGNRLYMLSTEPARCVGFRDSYLFFTKHRKLYKIIVDDEEKRDMIERDIIPHSYKGRSIGIVTARSVFREFGSRIVVGGKRIIDDYAVTLAREEGAVEGQLADPDDHFVVGEPYNKNQYVAWHGASAVYHTNAPSVPVPTGKVESKKRKVNVNDTNWMLEHAREASAFNAGINAIRKLNNAGVYDIHTNIMQYPASMQPTLARIEQVAPQDEEATRGHAMFPPVPLKMSRNFSIIDTYFETPSAGGALAAVETSDPADFISQFNGLSAVSDEIRDLLPPECREAFNKAVQREEGWRSRWGSEATHMARKDPVIDKAIVPYNMTG, from the exons ATGCCTAGCCGGAGATCAGGTCGCGCGGCGGCCAaaaaggctgctgctgctcttg GAAGCACGCCCAAAGGCTACGCCGATATCGAAGATGAGCCTATGCCCGATGTCGAGGCAGACGCGGGCGCGAATGCTTCTGCCGACGAAAAGGACGAGGACGTCGATGAGAACGAGGCCAGGGAAGAGGAATctggagatgacgatgcagaGGGCGCGGATAaggacgacgatggcgacgaagaggacgaatCAGAGGCATCCGCAAAGGAGCCAACGCCGCCTCCACAGCCCGTGATCCGTCGAAAGCGACTGGGACGGCCTCCCAAGAACAGACCGCCGGACTGGGACAACATGGTGACTgtcaccaaggaggaggctgatACGCCACGCCGAAGAGGTCGCggaggatggagagggcgaggcgGCCGCAAGGGAGGCCCCGCGGCGCCCAAGATGGAGCAAGTGATTGATGCTGAGGGCACCGTGGCCGACATTGTCGACGACGAATGCGTCCTCCCCGAGGACCCTGAAGGCGAGACCAAGGTTGACAAGATGGGCAATCTGCTGGATGGGCGCGACTACAGGTGCCGAACGTTCAAGGTGCTTGGCCGAGGCAATCGACTGTACATGTTGTCAACTGAGCCGGCTCGATGTGTTGGGTTCAGGGACAGCTACCTCTTCTTCACGAAGCACCGCAAGCTTTACAAGATCATtgtggacgacgaggagaagcgcGACATGATTGAGCGAGATATCATCCCCCACTCGTACAAGGGCCGGTCAATAGGAATTGTCACGGCTCGGTCGGTGTTTCGGGAATTTGGATCCAGGATTGTCGTGGGAGGTAAACGCATCATCGACGACTACGCCGTCACACTGGCTCGCGAAGAGGGTGCCGTCGAGGGGCAGCTGGCCGACCCTGACGATCATTTCGTGGTGGGAGAGCCATACAACAAGAACCAGTACGTTGCATGGCACGGCGCCAGCGCTGTATACCACACCAATGCGCCTTCGGTGCCGGTGCCCACTGGCAAGGTCGAgtccaagaagcgcaaggtCAACGTCAACGACACAAACTGGATGCTGGAGCATGCCCGAGAGGCAAG TGCATTCAACGCAGGCATCAATGCCATCAGAAAGCTGAACAACGCCGGCGTCTACGATATTCACACGAATATCATGCAGTATCCGGCTTCAATGCAGCCAACGCTTGCGCGTATCGAGCAAGTAGCGCCACAAGACGAAGAGGCCACCAGAGGCCATGCCATGTTCCCCCCTGTCCCTCTCAAGATGAGCAGAAACTTTTCCATCATTGACACCTACTTTGAGACGCCAtcagctggaggagctctAGCAGCAGTTGAAACGTCGGATCCAGCAGACTTTATCTCGCAGTTTAATGGACTGAGCGCCGTGTCGGATGAAATTAGGGATCTGCTACCGCCAGAATGCCGAGAGGCATTCAACAAGGCGgtgcagagagaggagggtTGGAGATCACGCTGGGGCTCTGAGGCTACACACATGGCACGAAAGGACCCCGTAAtcgacaaggccattgtTCCATACAACATGACCGGGTAA
- a CDS encoding phosphoadenosine phosphosulfate reductase family domain-containing protein — MTISVSVSLPESRMHAVPVPLIAAKAMATINVNGHANQPGLAHGSLYEACVAMREKVDSFLAEELETPLLRRAQEQVRISVRVVDEALERYRPDEISISYNGGKDCLVMLIVLLACYARRYSPPKSALGGANAPNGPANLPPFPEKLHAVYIVSADPFAEVDDFVESSSADYHLDIARFTLPMKKGLEVFKAENPSIRAIFVGTRRTDPHGEKLKHFDPTDAGWPDFMRIHPVIDWHYTEIWAFTRHLDIPYCSLYDQGYTSLGGRGDTLPNPKLKKQGNDKEFRPAYELVEDDEERLGRFK; from the exons ATGACGATATCTGTATCTGTTTCTCTACCCGAATCACGAATGCACGCTGTCCCCGTTCCCTTGATTGCCGCAAAGGCCATGGCCACGATCAACGTCAACGGCCACGCCAACCAGCCCGGCCTGGCCCACGGCTCGCTGTACGAGGCATGCGTCGCCATGAGGGAAAAAGTCGATTCTTTTCTGGCTGAGGAGTTGGAGACGCCGTTGTTGCGGAGGGCGCAGGAGCAGGTGCGCATCTCGGTGCGGGTGGTGGACGAGGCGCTGGAGCGGTATCG ACCGGACGAGATTTCCATATCATACAATGGCGGTAAAGATT GTCTCGTCATgctcatcgtcctcctcgcctGCTACGCGCGACGATACTCGCCCCCCAAGTCCGCCCTCGGCGGCGCAAACGCTCCCAACGGGCCGGCCAACCTGCCGCCTTTCCCCGAGAAGCTGCACGCCGTCTACATTGTTTCCGCGGACCCCTTTGCAGAAGTGGACGACTTTGTCGAGTCGAGCAGCGCAGACTATCACCTGGACATTGCCCGCTTTACGctgccgatgaagaagggcCTGGAGGTGTTCAAGGCGGAGAACCCCAGCATTCGGGCCATTTTCGTGGGGACTCGGCGGACGGATCCGCATggcgagaagctgaagcATTTCGACCCGACGGATGCGGGATGGCCTGATTTTATGCGGATACATCCTGTGATTGATTGGCATTATA CTGAGATTTGGGCGTTTACTCGGCATTTGGATATCCCATACTGCTCCCTATACGATCAG GGATATACGAGCCTGGGCGGAAGAGGAGATACGCTACCGAATCCTAAACTGAAGAAACAGGGCAACGACAAAGAATTCCGACCGGCATACGAATTAgtagaagacgacgaagaacGACTTGGCCGATTCAAGTAA